A genomic window from Solanum dulcamara chromosome 11, daSolDulc1.2, whole genome shotgun sequence includes:
- the LOC129873641 gene encoding uncharacterized protein LOC129873641, translating into MINAIRLANRTQLPPSVLSNPLPYHIARNSGVTDIRFRQVVTSAGQPDNNMDQTKKPKQDKPSETMSSSYGDAYATRSDDEGFGGIYGGNEEDEENIKHCKAPEYDAKQGSEVKEKEKTRNQRQTA; encoded by the exons ATGATCAACGCAATAAGATTAGCAAACAGAACACAACTACCACCCTCTGTTTTGTCAAATCCACTGCCATACCATATTGCTCGAAATTCAGGTGTAACTGACATCAGATTCCGACAAGTCGTAACCTCAGCTGGACAACCGGACAACAACATGGATCAAACTAAGAAACCTAAACAAGACAAACCCTC GGAGACGATGTCGAGCAGCTATGGAGATGCATATGCAACAAGATCAGATGATGAAGGTTTTGGAGGCATCTATGGTGGAAatgaagaggatgaagaaaacATTAAACATTGCAAAGCCCCTG AGTATGATGCTAAACAAGGAAGTGAAGTCAAAGAGAAGGAGAAGACTCGTAATCAACGTCAAACAGCTTGA